In Argiope bruennichi chromosome X1, qqArgBrue1.1, whole genome shotgun sequence, a single window of DNA contains:
- the LOC129959434 gene encoding GDP-D-glucose phosphorylase 1-like isoform X2, with protein sequence MDLVKEREMTESSLQFSYSEDDFIFENRCDKNSLFDQYLKTNWETKMNNGCFRYQLRDLETKDLQGKYNFIVQLNIKRAIERRTPQLVSDISMPFDKDKFHFGKVNEKEVLFMIQPQHWFQSKPESNVETYKHALIINVSPLEFGHSLLVPCIDRFCPQVLNFNALRLAVEIMLISFDRDFRLGFNSLGAYASVNHLHFHAYYLKHRLYLESAPVTQLEDRCYILTSFPSEGFAFEVVKKEDILEVVRSVMILIDFLVEKKIPHNIFLTRGNTFCSSKENTGILSVRLYVWAREAYYGTKNDLSFNVAVCELAGHIPIKDERSFESIDEDNIVAQLREACHCTFISIRDKVKQLYN encoded by the exons GAAATGACTGAATCTAGTTTGCAATTTTCTTATTCTgaagatgattttatttttgaaaacagatgTGATAAAAATTCATTG tTTGACcagtatttgaaaacaaattgggAAACGAAGATGAATAATGGCTGTTTCAGATATCAGTTAAGAGATTTGGAAACTAAGGACCTtcaaggaaaatataattttattgtacaG TTAAATATCAAACGAGCAATAGAGAGACGAACTCCACAACTTGTTTCTGATATCAGCATGCCATTTGATAAAGACAAATTCCATTTTggaaaagtgaatgaaaaagaa gtTCTTTTTATGATTCAACCTCAGCACTGGTTTCAGTCTAAACCAGAAAGTAATGTG GAAACCTACAAGCATGCTTTGATTATTAATGTGAGTCCCTTGGAGTTTGGCCATAGTTTGTTGGTTCCTTGCATTGATAGGTTTTGCCCTCAA gtcTTGAATTTTAATGCACTTAGACTTGCAGTGGAAATAATGCTAATCAGTTTTGACAG GGATTTTCGATTAGGCTTCAATAGTTTAGGAGCATATGCATCTGTCAATCATCTTCATTTTCATGCTTACTATTTGAAGCACAGATTATATCTTGAATCTGCT CCTGTTACTCAATTAGAAGATCGATGCTATATACTTACGTCTTTTCCATCAGAAGGTTTTGCCTTTGAAGTAGTTAAAAAGGAAGATATTTTGGAAGTAGTAAG gTCAGTGATGATCCTTATTGattttttggttgaaaaaaagATCCCACATAACATCTTCCTAACCCGTGGAAATACTTTTTGTTCATCCAAGGAAAATACTGGAATATTATCAGTAAGATTATATGTCTGGGCTAGAGAAGCTTATTATG GGACAAAAAATGATCTTTCTTTTAATGTAGCAGTTTGTGAATTAGCTGGCCATATTCCTATTAAAG ACGAAAGAAGTTTTGAAAGTATTGATGAAGACAACATAGTAGCACAGTTAAGGGAAGCATGTCATTGCACATTTATATCCATTAGAGATAAAGTAAAAcaactatataattaa
- the LOC129959435 gene encoding uncharacterized protein LOC129959435 → MAQNTENENIVMGQKIPEKRTDYIKYPDEFEVLELQLGQAIKRMWVIQTRLDRRVFTSKKFMYEAELNKLTQEVDRCTQRLKLLKLKDEEKTRKIMKVLIVLLLISLFRFVLVYF, encoded by the exons ATGGCTCaaaatactgaaaatgaaaatatcgttATGGGTCAGAAAATACCGGAGAAAAGAACTGATTATATAAAATACCCAGATGAG ttTGAGGTACTAGAACTTCAGCTTGGCCAAGCTATCAAAAGAATGTGGGTTATACAAACTCGACTTGATAGGCGTGTTTTTACTtccaaaaa gtTTATGTATGAAGCTGAATTGAACAAACTGACACAAGAAGTGGACAGATGCA CACAAAGATTAAAACTGCTCAAGCTAAAAGATGAAGAAAAGACTCGAAAGATAATGAAAGTGCTTATCGTATTGCTGTTGATTTCATTGTTTAGATTTGTTCTTGTATACTTTTGA
- the LOC129959008 gene encoding WD repeat-containing and planar cell polarity effector protein fritz homolog has product MTSLLTSLYLLSFKQAETAHSSDLDCVKFSSKSVCTQGLYADAKNEFIRSRCSDYKQQWGWKKNLKSIDKLFKSYKSIFLSWELNQPLLILFSNGSIVCIEFNNEGNTLKNVEIDNNLCGKLLPSRVVDACICQNYIFVTYSEPKLTVIHVNKESTSFSAKILGKKKGKLIGSDPKISHIDLIGPSSKNLERKLSLNFYKDHLLIWWRFTGTDVWPWTPVSYAADRINMLIYSLNEGIEILCTIKVHGELINAKYSACNSNQILTLVEVKTEKGNSINVSVYEIIKDQCHHASVMQLPLQGKVTSFDWSSTDKLLVSDSNNFLLIYDLKKKTSIVTNLLFTPQLILWHPQDCIALVTSTTGQIQCFDAALTCIKFKLYHRTFVDCNLLELNSHFAQSCSVQNLLWQKSHLNDKCLILLDSDMSSFVLLKFTLGSITRNNLSASELISQYLKSDSIDEAILLLKSLNWCHDSELHFQCLSKIANFLLRKPLNLQSQAGLELALGTFYSNIDDLPKRILKLYHHKINHIARRFFHHLLRYHQFRKAYLLAVDLESQDLFLDLFHVAMQKGENALACVAIHNVNKLNGLQNSASNSSIASGSSTGTSAASDNDNWEGSIAQQHEKTAFESLSDQQYWSEYPNVKNSWLKSSEIDIHHQSTPFERQHLHNVQLLNSDSYEQNSEHSLSAGVEYCKSGSSFCDKKQVPSFSPRPLPPLPFHYSKSSESYAYSNNSVTSVSSSMKSKNISGHSNNNQLFAVKSTESSWKLPSSSHHDISYNTENGDSNSSQGYNLHFISNPSNRPLPTLPSYSSQASESYVYAQKSVPSVNSGYKFGDSEQLLAARSKGTDRHVISVNKTECEEIEDSRIKLKHLGII; this is encoded by the coding sequence ATGACTTCACTCTTGACATCTTTATATTTGTTGAGTTTTAAGCAGGCTGAAACAGCTCATAGTTCGGATTTAGATTGTGTAAAATTTTCTAGCAAAAGTGTGTGTACACAGGGTTTGTATGCTGATGCCAAAAATGAATTCATTCGAAGTAGATGTAGTGATTATAAGCAACAGTGGGGTTGGAAGAAAAACCTGAAATCAATTGACAAATTGTTTAAATCttataaatcgatatttttatccTGGGAGTTAAATCAACCATTATTGATTCTTTTTAGTAATGGATCAATTGTTTGTATAGAATTTAACAATGaaggaaatactttaaaaaatgttgaaattgataataatttatgtGGAAAACTTTTACCCAGTCGAGTAGTTGATGCCTGTATTtgccaaaattatatatttgtcacTTATTCAGAACCAAAATTAACTGTAATTCATGTTAATAAGGAATCAACGTcattttctgcaaaaattttaGGCAAAAAGAAAGGGAAATTGATTGGTTCTGACCCTAAGATTTCTCATATTGATCTTATTGGTCCTTCTAGCAAAAACTTGGAGAGAAAACTTTCTCTCAACTTTTATAAAGATCATCTGTTGATTTGGTGGCGATTTACTGGCACAGATGTGTGGCCATGGACCCCAGTTTCATATGCGGCTGATCGAATAAATATGctaatttattcattgaatgaaGGTATTGAAATATTATGCACAATAAAAGTGCATGGTGAGCTTATTAATGCCAAATACAGTGCATGTAATTCGAATCAAATTCTTACACTTGTGGAAGTGAAAACAGAGAAAGGTAATAGCATTAATGTGTCTGTTTATGAAATTATCAAAGACCAGTGCCATCATGCATCTGTAATGCAACTGCCTCTACAAGGAAAAGTGACTTCTTTTGACTGGAGTTCTACGGACAAGCTGCTTGTTTCAGattcgaataattttcttttgatttatgaCTTAAAAAAGAAGACATCTATTGTAACTAATCTTTTGTTCACTCCACAGCTTATTCTTTGGCATCCTCAGGACTGTATTGCATTGGTGACTAGCACAACTGGTCAGATTCAGTGTTTTGATGCTGCTTTaacttgtataaaatttaaattgtatcatAGAACTTTTGTTGATTGTAATTTATTAGAGCTTAATTCTCACTTTGCTCAAAGTTGTTCTGTACAGAATCTACTGTGGCAAAAGTCACATTTAAATGATAAGTGCCTGATTTTGTTAGATTCAGATATGTCttcatttgttcttttaaaatttactttgggGAGTattactagaaataatttatctgcTTCTGAATTAATTagtcaatatttaaaatctgattcTATAGATGAAGCCATTTTACTGTTGAAGAGTTTGAATTGGTGTCATGATAGTGAACTTCATTTTCAATGTTTGTcaaaaatagctaattttttgCTTAGAAAACCTTTGAATCTGCAATCTCAAGCTGGTTTGGAATTAGCTTTAGGAACGTTTTACTCGAATATAGATGATTTACCTAAACGGATTCTCAAACTGTACCATCATAAAATTAATCACATTGCCAGACGTTTTTTCCATCATCTTTTACGTTATCATCAATTCAGAAAAGcttatttattagctgttgactTGGAAtctcaagatttatttttagatttattccaTGTGGCTATGCAAAAGGGTGAAAATGCTTTAGCTTGTGTTGCAATTCATAATGTTAATAAACTGAATGGATTGCAAAATAGTGCTTCCAATTCATCAATAGCTTCTGGTAGCTCAACAGGAACCTCGGCAGCATCAGATAACGATAATTGGGAAGGATCAATTGCACAGCAGCATGAAAAGACTGCATTTGAAAGTTTGTCAGACCAGCAATATTGGTCTGAGTATCCAAATGTGAAAAACAGTTGGTTAAAATCTTCAGAAATAGACATACATCATCAGTCAACTCCTTTTGAAAGGCAACATTTGCATAATGTTCAGCTTCTGAATTCTGATAGTTATGAACAAAATTCAGAGCATAGCTTATCTGCTGGTGTAGAATATTGCAAATCCGGCTCatctttttgtgataaaaagCAGGTGCCTTCTTTTAGTCCCAGACCTCTACCTCCTCTTCCCTTCCATTATTCTAAATCTTCAGAATCATATGCATATTCTAATAATTCAGTTACCTCTGTTTCTTCCTccatgaaatctaaaaatatttctgggCATAGTAACAACAATCAACTATTTGCAGTTAAATCTACAGAGAGTTCTTGGAAATTACCTTCCTCATCTCATCATGATATATCTTATAATACTGAAAATGGCGACTCAAATTCTTCTCAGGGttataatttgcatttcataTCTAATCCAAGTAATAGACCTTTACCTACCCTACCATCTTATAGTTCTCAGGCCTCAGAATCATATGTTTATGCTCAGAAATCTGTTCCTTCTGTAAACAGTGGATACAAATTTGGTGACAGTGAACAGTTATTGGCAGCTAGATCTAAAGGCACTGACCGGCATgttatttctgtaaataaaacagaatgtgaAGAGATTGAAGATTCAAGAATAAAGCTTAAACATTTgggtataatttaa
- the LOC129959434 gene encoding GDP-D-glucose phosphorylase 1-like isoform X3 encodes MTESSLQFSYSEDDFIFENRCDKNSLFDQYLKTNWETKMNNGCFRYQLRDLETKDLQGKYNFIVQLNIKRAIERRTPQLVSDISMPFDKDKFHFGKVNEKEVLFMIQPQHWFQSKPESNVETYKHALIINVSPLEFGHSLLVPCIDRFCPQVLNFNALRLAVEIMLISFDRDFRLGFNSLGAYASVNHLHFHAYYLKHRLYLESAPVTQLEDRCYILTSFPSEGFAFEVVKKEDILEVVRSVMILIDFLVEKKIPHNIFLTRGNTFCSSKENTGILSVRLYVWAREAYYGTKNDLSFNVAVCELAGHIPIKDERSFESIDEDNIVAQLREACHCTFISIRDKVKQLYN; translated from the exons ATGACTGAATCTAGTTTGCAATTTTCTTATTCTgaagatgattttatttttgaaaacagatgTGATAAAAATTCATTG tTTGACcagtatttgaaaacaaattgggAAACGAAGATGAATAATGGCTGTTTCAGATATCAGTTAAGAGATTTGGAAACTAAGGACCTtcaaggaaaatataattttattgtacaG TTAAATATCAAACGAGCAATAGAGAGACGAACTCCACAACTTGTTTCTGATATCAGCATGCCATTTGATAAAGACAAATTCCATTTTggaaaagtgaatgaaaaagaa gtTCTTTTTATGATTCAACCTCAGCACTGGTTTCAGTCTAAACCAGAAAGTAATGTG GAAACCTACAAGCATGCTTTGATTATTAATGTGAGTCCCTTGGAGTTTGGCCATAGTTTGTTGGTTCCTTGCATTGATAGGTTTTGCCCTCAA gtcTTGAATTTTAATGCACTTAGACTTGCAGTGGAAATAATGCTAATCAGTTTTGACAG GGATTTTCGATTAGGCTTCAATAGTTTAGGAGCATATGCATCTGTCAATCATCTTCATTTTCATGCTTACTATTTGAAGCACAGATTATATCTTGAATCTGCT CCTGTTACTCAATTAGAAGATCGATGCTATATACTTACGTCTTTTCCATCAGAAGGTTTTGCCTTTGAAGTAGTTAAAAAGGAAGATATTTTGGAAGTAGTAAG gTCAGTGATGATCCTTATTGattttttggttgaaaaaaagATCCCACATAACATCTTCCTAACCCGTGGAAATACTTTTTGTTCATCCAAGGAAAATACTGGAATATTATCAGTAAGATTATATGTCTGGGCTAGAGAAGCTTATTATG GGACAAAAAATGATCTTTCTTTTAATGTAGCAGTTTGTGAATTAGCTGGCCATATTCCTATTAAAG ACGAAAGAAGTTTTGAAAGTATTGATGAAGACAACATAGTAGCACAGTTAAGGGAAGCATGTCATTGCACATTTATATCCATTAGAGATAAAGTAAAAcaactatataattaa